One window from the genome of Anaerococcus sp. Marseille-Q7828 encodes:
- a CDS encoding radical SAM protein encodes MKANYEKVINDAFLNEIPISCTIEITSLCNWRCKHCYIPSYTEYGIPIDIIKKILLNLRQMGVHQIVFTGGECFKREDFMEIVKYARDLCFRVNILSNASLITEKIAKDLSELYITDFSLTIFSMNAKVHDRITQVKGSLEAALNGVNNLNKYKIPIEIKTPILKYNYEDFMEVKNYCDDMGFSFTTSPSIFTKSNGEETPLQYFIPENKLIHIIEEIDKAANFRFINNTDEYMCPTLRHSLFISSNGKVYPCNGYYLEVGDIYKNSIQDIWNSNYFRYVRNQKKSKNNECNDCKLENLCERCPGTVLSETGNIYGCSAMCKSVALARYNKYYEMR; translated from the coding sequence ATGAAAGCTAATTATGAAAAAGTTATTAATGATGCATTTCTAAATGAAATTCCAATTAGCTGCACTATTGAAATAACTTCTTTATGTAATTGGAGATGTAAACATTGCTATATTCCATCATATACTGAGTATGGAATTCCAATAGATATAATAAAGAAAATATTATTAAATCTTAGACAAATGGGCGTTCACCAAATTGTATTTACAGGTGGAGAATGTTTTAAAAGAGAAGATTTTATGGAAATTGTAAAGTACGCTAGAGATCTTTGTTTTAGAGTTAATATTTTGAGCAATGCATCCTTAATTACTGAAAAGATTGCTAAAGATCTTTCTGAGCTTTATATTACTGATTTTTCACTCACTATTTTTTCTATGAATGCAAAAGTGCATGATAGAATTACTCAAGTAAAAGGGTCACTTGAAGCAGCTCTGAATGGTGTGAATAATCTTAATAAATACAAAATCCCAATAGAAATAAAAACTCCTATACTAAAATACAATTATGAGGATTTTATGGAAGTAAAAAATTATTGTGATGATATGGGATTTTCATTTACTACTTCACCATCAATATTTACTAAATCTAATGGCGAAGAAACTCCTTTACAATATTTCATTCCTGAAAATAAATTGATACATATAATTGAGGAAATTGATAAAGCTGCTAATTTTAGGTTTATAAATAATACTGATGAATATATGTGCCCTACACTAAGACATAGCTTATTTATATCAAGTAACGGAAAGGTATATCCTTGTAATGGATATTACCTTGAAGTTGGTGATATATATAAAAATAGTATCCAAGATATTTGGAATTCAAATTATTTTAGATATGTAAGAAATCAAAAGAAATCAAAAAATAATGAGTGTAACGATTGTAAATTAGAAAATTTATGTGAAAGATGTCCAGGAACTGTTTTATCAGAAACAGGAAATATCTATGGTTGTTCTGCTATGTGCAAATCAGTTGCCTTAGCACGTTACAATAAATATTATGAAATGAGATAA
- a CDS encoding helix-turn-helix domain-containing protein: MAEYDYIGSEVKRIRKEMGISQAELAEKSNVSIDTIRRLENGYNLPRLDSIVPIFKVLGIEWELLLKTKKGSSWQDLQNILEKASQELDQNNLDNIFEYISQLTYYRDTLPTSYKIKLDQYLLFFQACLSRSKDKNLNLYKKYLEDALSLTIKSEDLLSESSNYNELEIRILQSLSEYYIDIEDNEKAFKILNHLKEVTPTESKLFPKICYNLARYYYIEKKYTNTILLCKVGIEEGSKISNYNSFPLLYYMIGISKYKIGELDYRFYLDSSLKLCDLLLKNDLKKVLILSIDEILQE; the protein is encoded by the coding sequence ATGGCAGAATATGATTACATAGGAAGTGAAGTAAAAAGAATTAGAAAAGAAATGGGGATTTCACAAGCTGAACTCGCAGAAAAGTCCAATGTTTCTATTGACACAATCAGGAGGCTTGAGAATGGCTACAACTTACCTAGATTAGATTCAATTGTCCCAATCTTTAAAGTTTTAGGTATAGAGTGGGAATTGCTACTTAAAACAAAAAAAGGGTCATCTTGGCAAGATCTACAGAACATTTTAGAGAAAGCAAGCCAAGAACTTGATCAAAATAATTTAGATAATATTTTTGAATACATTAGTCAACTTACTTATTACAGAGATACATTACCTACTAGCTATAAAATCAAATTAGACCAGTATCTATTGTTTTTCCAAGCTTGTTTGTCAAGATCTAAAGATAAAAATTTAAATTTATATAAAAAATATTTAGAAGATGCACTGAGCTTGACTATAAAATCAGAAGATTTATTAAGTGAGAGCTCAAATTATAATGAACTAGAAATAAGAATTCTTCAATCTCTATCTGAATATTATATAGATATAGAAGATAATGAAAAAGCGTTTAAAATATTAAATCATTTAAAAGAAGTCACTCCTACAGAATCAAAACTATTTCCAAAGATTTGTTATAATTTGGCTAGATACTACTATATTGAAAAAAAGTATACCAATACCATACTTTTGTGCAAAGTTGGGATAGAAGAAGGATCAAAAATAAGTAATTATAATAGCTTCCCATTGCTATACTATATGATAGGAATATCTAAATATAAAATTGGAGAACTTGACTATAGATTTTATTTAGATTCCTCACTAAAATTGTGTGATTTATTATTAAAAAATGATTTAAAGAAAGTTCTAATTTTAAGTATTGATGAAATTTTACAAGAATAA
- a CDS encoding SigB/SigF/SigG family RNA polymerase sigma factor, protein MTKQKDLTDQEYKEQIKKKFEEYYQTRDIKLRDELIEEHMYIVDILSNKYVGKGIEKEDLYQVASLGLIFAVERFDPSKGYEFSSFATPTIMGELKRYFRDKGWVIRVPRRIQNLYKKINNAKKVLPQELQRTPTVKDIADYLGEDEETILETMEASKVYAPQSLDMKYQVQKGENSIDLADMIGEEDRNFDSIELSDLIEKSTARLNDLEKEILELRYYEGRTQIDIANTLDISQMTVSRIEKKILQKFTMELEKMENI, encoded by the coding sequence ATGACAAAGCAAAAAGATCTAACTGATCAAGAATACAAAGAGCAAATCAAGAAGAAATTTGAGGAGTATTACCAAACTCGTGATATAAAACTTCGCGATGAACTAATAGAAGAGCATATGTATATAGTAGATATCCTATCCAACAAATACGTAGGAAAGGGCATCGAAAAAGAAGACCTCTACCAAGTAGCAAGCCTTGGACTAATCTTTGCAGTAGAAAGATTTGACCCAAGTAAGGGCTACGAATTTTCTTCATTTGCAACACCGACAATAATGGGTGAGCTCAAACGCTACTTTAGAGACAAGGGTTGGGTCATCAGAGTCCCAAGAAGAATCCAAAACCTCTACAAAAAAATAAATAACGCCAAAAAAGTCCTACCCCAAGAACTGCAAAGAACCCCAACAGTAAAAGACATAGCAGACTACTTGGGCGAAGACGAAGAAACCATACTAGAAACCATGGAAGCAAGCAAAGTTTACGCTCCACAAAGTCTTGATATGAAATACCAAGTCCAAAAAGGAGAAAACTCCATAGACTTGGCTGATATGATAGGAGAAGAAGACAGGAACTTCGACTCCATAGAACTATCAGATCTTATAGAAAAATCAACAGCAAGGCTAAACGATTTGGAAAAAGAGATTCTAGAACTAAGATACTACGAGGGCAGAACCCAAATAGACATAGCCAACACCCTAGACATCTCCCAGATGACAGTAAGTCGAATAGAAAAAAAGATCCTACAAAAATTCACCATGGAACTAGAAAAAATGGAAAATATCTAA
- a CDS encoding anti-sigma regulatory factor yields MDKITITIPARKIYLKSIRLFTASLASDLGFNIEEVEDLRVVVSEAINYKLSDEDIKIEFLPEDKNLQIKVIGKDKSLDERALKMRDLILQELADEVEITSGEIKIIKRAS; encoded by the coding sequence ATGGATAAAATTACCATAACAATCCCAGCTCGCAAAATCTATCTAAAATCCATAAGATTATTTACCGCTTCCCTTGCAAGTGATCTAGGATTTAATATAGAAGAAGTTGAAGACCTTAGAGTTGTAGTAAGCGAGGCAATCAACTACAAGCTTAGCGATGAGGACATAAAAATAGAATTTTTGCCAGAAGATAAAAACCTTCAAATCAAAGTTATAGGCAAGGATAAGAGCCTAGACGAACGTGCACTAAAAATGCGTGATTTAATTTTACAAGAACTTGCAGATGAAGTTGAAATCACAAGCGGAGAAATTAAAATCATAAAAAGGGCAAGCTAA
- a CDS encoding STAS domain-containing protein, with product MFDKEIKIEDDIQTVKLVGDLDVYSEEDFKEFIEEKIDANKDLVFDLQDLDYLDSTGLGMFMLIYNKQKENGKSVKIINTKENIKKLFKITDLSDLFDME from the coding sequence ATGTTTGATAAAGAAATAAAAATTGAAGATGATATTCAGACAGTAAAACTTGTTGGTGACCTAGATGTCTATTCAGAAGAAGACTTCAAAGAATTCATAGAAGAAAAAATAGATGCCAACAAAGACCTAGTATTTGACCTACAAGACCTAGACTACCTAGACTCAACAGGCCTTGGTATGTTTATGCTTATCTACAATAAACAAAAAGAAAATGGCAAATCAGTAAAAATAATAAATACAAAAGAAAATATCAAAAAATTATTCAAAATTACTGATCTATCCGATCTATTTGATATGGAGTAA
- the gyrA gene encoding DNA gyrase subunit A, with translation MTEINNEHNIINVDLEEKMKDAYLDYSMSVIVSRALPDVRDGLKPVHRRILYGMEGLGLDPNKPTRKSARVVGEVMGKYHPHGDTALYGALVRLAQDFSTRYPLAQGQGNFGSVDGDDPAAMRYTEVRMSKIAKEMLRDLNKNTVDFVPNFDEEEKEPVVLPSRFPNLLVNGSNGIAVGMATNMAPHNLNEAIDASIAYMRNPEISIQELNKIIKGPDFPTGAKILGKKGIKDAYETGRGKVKLRGIASIEPFKKNRERIIVTEIPYQVNKAKLIQKIADLVKEKRIDGISDIRDESDRKGMRIVIEIKRDYNANIVLNNLYKYTQLETTFGIINLALVDGIPRILTLKELIKYYIDHQKDVVTRRTQFDLDKAKARKHIVEGLIIAIDNIDEIIKIIRSSYDDNEIKAIFLERFGLTDLQSQAILDMRLKRLSGLEIEKLNAENKELEETITYLLSILNSEEKLIDLIETELNEIKEKYGDERRTKLVADEGDIDIEELIEEEDILITLTNDGYIKRLPVDTYKVQNRGGKGISAANTKEDDYIKRIMTTNTHEDLLFFTSFGRVYSLKGYAIPEGSRTSRGQAIINILSLNSGEKITEIMPLSELKEDDQIVLQTQNGKIKKTDANNFTSIQRNGIIAIGLEEGDKLISARHIEKEEELIISTKNGMTIQFNTEDVRSMGRQARGVRAIKLAKDDEVVAMNIRGEETYLLVVTENGFGKKTSFNNFKNQNRGGKGIRCHKVTEKTGFVVDTIPVDIDEDIMMVSLRGDIIRIRAKDVSTTGRNTMGVTLKNMKDDKDRIVSVTKYDDGAYDVQREDIK, from the coding sequence ATGACTGAAATTAACAATGAACACAATATTATAAATGTAGACCTAGAAGAAAAGATGAAGGATGCCTACCTGGATTATTCTATGTCTGTAATAGTATCTCGTGCACTTCCAGATGTACGTGATGGACTAAAACCAGTACACAGAAGAATCCTCTATGGTATGGAAGGTCTAGGTCTTGATCCAAACAAACCAACCAGAAAATCTGCCAGAGTAGTTGGTGAGGTAATGGGTAAGTATCACCCTCACGGTGACACAGCACTTTATGGTGCCCTAGTACGTCTTGCCCAAGATTTCTCAACCAGATATCCCCTAGCCCAAGGTCAAGGTAACTTTGGTTCTGTAGATGGTGATGATCCAGCGGCTATGCGTTATACAGAAGTCCGTATGTCAAAAATCGCCAAAGAAATGCTAAGAGATCTCAATAAGAATACTGTAGACTTTGTACCAAACTTCGACGAAGAAGAAAAAGAACCGGTGGTCCTACCATCAAGATTTCCAAATCTTTTGGTCAATGGCTCTAACGGTATAGCCGTAGGTATGGCTACAAATATGGCTCCACATAACCTTAATGAGGCCATAGATGCTTCTATTGCCTACATGAGAAACCCTGAGATAAGCATCCAAGAATTAAACAAAATTATCAAGGGACCGGACTTCCCAACAGGGGCAAAGATCCTTGGCAAAAAAGGAATCAAGGATGCCTACGAAACAGGTCGTGGTAAGGTTAAACTTCGTGGTATAGCTAGTATTGAACCTTTCAAGAAAAACCGCGAGAGAATTATCGTTACAGAAATCCCTTACCAAGTAAATAAGGCTAAACTCATACAAAAGATTGCCGACCTTGTAAAAGAAAAAAGAATAGATGGTATATCTGATATCCGTGATGAATCAGATAGAAAGGGAATGAGGATTGTAATTGAAATCAAACGCGATTACAATGCTAATATTGTTCTAAACAACCTCTATAAATACACCCAACTAGAGACAACATTTGGTATCATAAACCTTGCTTTAGTTGATGGTATACCAAGAATTCTAACCTTAAAGGAATTAATCAAATACTATATCGACCACCAAAAAGATGTAGTAACCAGACGTACACAATTTGACCTAGACAAGGCAAAGGCTCGCAAGCACATAGTAGAAGGATTGATAATAGCTATAGATAATATCGATGAGATAATCAAAATCATCCGTTCTTCCTATGATGACAACGAGATTAAGGCGATATTTTTAGAAAGATTCGGCCTAACAGACCTCCAATCTCAAGCTATCCTAGATATGAGATTGAAACGTCTATCAGGACTAGAAATTGAAAAACTCAATGCCGAAAACAAGGAACTTGAAGAGACAATTACCTATCTTCTATCAATCCTAAATTCAGAAGAGAAGCTTATAGACCTAATCGAAACAGAATTAAATGAGATTAAGGAAAAATACGGAGATGAACGTCGCACCAAGCTTGTAGCTGATGAAGGCGATATAGATATAGAAGAGCTTATAGAAGAAGAAGACATACTAATCACCCTAACAAATGATGGCTACATCAAACGCCTACCAGTAGATACCTACAAGGTACAAAACAGGGGAGGCAAGGGAATTTCTGCGGCAAATACCAAGGAAGATGACTATATCAAACGCATCATGACTACAAACACCCACGAAGACTTACTATTCTTCACATCTTTTGGTAGAGTCTATAGCCTAAAGGGTTATGCTATCCCAGAAGGATCTAGGACAAGCCGTGGCCAAGCCATAATCAATATTCTATCCCTAAACTCAGGAGAGAAAATAACAGAGATTATGCCTCTATCTGAGCTAAAAGAAGACGATCAGATTGTACTTCAAACACAAAATGGTAAAATTAAGAAAACTGATGCAAATAATTTCACATCTATCCAAAGAAATGGAATCATAGCTATAGGCCTTGAAGAAGGCGATAAGCTAATATCTGCCCGCCACATAGAAAAAGAAGAAGAACTAATAATATCAACTAAAAACGGTATGACCATCCAATTTAACACCGAAGATGTGAGAAGTATGGGCCGCCAAGCTCGTGGAGTCCGTGCTATAAAACTAGCCAAAGATGACGAAGTAGTAGCAATGAACATCAGAGGTGAGGAAACCTACCTACTAGTTGTAACAGAAAATGGCTTTGGCAAGAAGACATCATTTAACAACTTCAAAAACCAAAACAGAGGCGGCAAGGGAATCAGATGCCACAAAGTAACAGAAAAGACAGGCTTTGTAGTAGACACTATCCCAGTAGATATAGACGAAGACATAATGATGGTTTCCTTAAGAGGTGATATAATAAGAATCAGAGCAAAAGATGTCTCTACAACAGGAAGAAACACCATGGGAGTCACCCTCAAAAATATGAAAGACGATAAAGATAGAATAGTATCAGTAACCAAATACGACGATGGCGCATACGATGTCCAAAGAGAAGATATTAAATAG
- the gyrB gene encoding DNA topoisomerase (ATP-hydrolyzing) subunit B translates to MTENNYDAGNIKVLEGLEPVRLRPGMYIGSTSEKGLHHLVYEVVDNSIDEALAGRCDYIKVTVSEDNIITVEDDGSGIPVKEHPQTHKSTLETVLTVLHAGGKFDSSAYHFSGGLHGVGVSVVNALSEYLIAEVKRDGHLYRMTFERGVATSDLEVLGETNETGTTISFKADPEIFDTTVYDKKTLERRFREMAFLNSGVQIIFEDQRDESSQTFKYDGGVSEFVGYLNRNKDSIMPEIPHFIGSQEDTEIEIAFQYTDSYSENILTFANNILTPEGGTHLSGFRSALTRGVNDYARKYKFIKENEENLQGEDVREGMTAIVSVKISEPQFEGQTKAKLGNSEVRGAVDSFFSSKLESFLEENPKVAQTILDKALQSRRAREAARKARDLTRKRSILDSATLPGKLADCQSTDIAENEIFIVEGNSAGGSAKGGRDNRIQAILPLRGKILNVEKANIDRILNSEEIKAMITAFGTGVGKEFDISKLRYGKIIIMTDADVDGAHIRTLLLTFFYRYMKELIDDGHVYVAQPPLYKITHGRSERYVYSDAERDRVLGDIKGENYKINRYKGLGEMNAEQLWETTMNPDNRILLRVLENEESTSTDDTFSLLMGEKVEPRREFIEENAKYVNNIDV, encoded by the coding sequence ATGACAGAAAATAATTACGATGCCGGTAATATTAAGGTCTTAGAGGGACTAGAGCCAGTTAGACTAAGACCTGGTATGTATATAGGCTCAACTAGTGAAAAAGGTCTACACCACCTAGTTTATGAAGTTGTAGACAACTCTATAGACGAGGCTCTTGCCGGCCGTTGCGATTACATAAAAGTGACCGTATCAGAAGATAATATTATAACAGTAGAAGATGACGGATCAGGTATACCAGTAAAAGAACACCCACAAACTCACAAATCAACCCTAGAGACTGTTCTTACAGTTCTTCACGCTGGTGGTAAGTTTGACTCATCAGCCTATCATTTTTCAGGTGGACTTCACGGTGTAGGTGTTTCTGTAGTAAACGCCTTATCAGAATACCTTATAGCAGAAGTCAAAAGAGATGGTCACCTATATCGCATGACCTTTGAACGTGGAGTTGCTACGAGTGATTTGGAAGTCTTGGGAGAAACTAACGAAACTGGTACAACTATAAGCTTTAAGGCTGACCCAGAAATCTTTGATACAACAGTATATGACAAAAAGACCCTAGAACGCCGATTCCGCGAAATGGCCTTTCTAAATTCTGGCGTACAAATCATATTTGAAGATCAAAGAGATGAATCTTCCCAAACATTCAAATACGACGGTGGAGTTAGTGAATTTGTTGGCTACTTAAACCGCAACAAAGACTCTATAATGCCAGAAATCCCACACTTTATTGGAAGTCAAGAAGATACAGAAATAGAGATTGCCTTCCAATACACAGACTCATATTCTGAAAATATCCTAACTTTTGCAAATAATATCCTTACTCCAGAAGGAGGTACCCACCTATCAGGTTTTAGGTCTGCCTTAACTCGTGGAGTCAATGACTATGCTAGAAAGTATAAGTTTATCAAAGAAAACGAAGAAAACCTCCAAGGTGAAGATGTCAGAGAGGGTATGACAGCCATAGTATCAGTAAAGATATCTGAACCACAATTTGAGGGTCAAACCAAGGCAAAACTTGGTAACTCTGAAGTTCGTGGGGCTGTGGATAGCTTCTTCTCATCCAAGCTAGAAAGCTTCCTAGAAGAAAATCCAAAAGTTGCCCAAACCATCCTTGACAAGGCTCTTCAATCAAGAAGAGCAAGGGAAGCTGCTAGAAAGGCAAGAGACCTAACCCGCAAGCGTTCTATACTTGATAGTGCAACACTTCCAGGAAAATTGGCTGACTGCCAATCTACAGATATTGCCGAAAATGAAATATTTATAGTCGAAGGTAACTCAGCTGGTGGTTCAGCAAAGGGTGGACGTGATAATCGCATCCAAGCTATACTTCCTCTTCGTGGTAAGATCCTAAATGTAGAAAAAGCAAATATAGACCGCATATTAAATTCAGAAGAGATTAAGGCAATGATAACAGCCTTTGGTACAGGAGTTGGCAAGGAATTTGATATATCAAAACTTCGCTATGGCAAGATAATCATCATGACAGATGCCGACGTCGACGGTGCTCATATCAGAACCCTACTATTGACCTTCTTCTATAGGTATATGAAAGAGTTGATAGATGATGGCCATGTTTATGTTGCCCAACCACCTTTATACAAAATCACCCACGGTAGGTCTGAACGTTATGTATACTCAGATGCCGAAAGAGATAGGGTCTTAGGAGATATCAAAGGCGAAAATTACAAGATCAACCGCTACAAGGGTCTTGGTGAGATGAATGCTGAGCAACTTTGGGAAACAACCATGAATCCAGACAACAGGATATTGCTTAGGGTCTTGGAAAACGAAGAATCAACAAGTACAGATGACACCTTTAGCCTACTTATGGGAGAAAAGGTAGAACCAAGACGTGAATTCATAGAAGAAAACGCCAAATACGTAAATAATATTGACGTATAG
- the recF gene encoding DNA replication/repair protein RecF, producing the protein MWIKNISLDSFRNYDKADVEFSKDINIFIGDNAQGKTNLLESLYYLANATSFKKIRDKDIISFDKERMSLEGIIRKDKYFKHVYINVDQNNKNIYVNEVKYERNKDLKALFSLVLFTPEDLLIIKEGPNLRRDLIDDIIISVDFSYKQIKKQYDKLIFQRNKLLKNQKSPYFEDQVGAFDKNLCRFGYRIYKKRAKITELIGRFANEYHDLLSEGKEDLKINYRPDIMATSQEDYYQKFIKSYDLDKKYQTTKAGIHKDEIEITINDKLIKNFGSQGQQRSAILNIKLAQVRLIREVTGDKSVILFDDVFSELDEKRSHFLLENLEGYQTIITATNTKSLDMVDKSSLRYINNGKIYQNL; encoded by the coding sequence ATGTGGATTAAAAATATAAGCTTAGATTCATTTAGAAATTATGATAAGGCAGATGTAGAATTTTCTAAGGATATAAATATCTTTATAGGCGATAATGCCCAGGGCAAGACAAATTTGTTGGAATCCCTTTATTATCTGGCCAATGCTACAAGCTTTAAGAAGATTAGAGATAAGGACATTATTTCCTTTGATAAGGAGAGGATGTCCCTTGAAGGCATTATTAGAAAAGATAAGTATTTTAAGCACGTTTACATAAATGTTGACCAAAACAATAAGAATATCTATGTAAATGAAGTAAAATATGAGAGAAACAAAGACTTAAAGGCCCTCTTTTCCTTGGTGCTTTTTACACCAGAAGATTTGCTTATAATAAAAGAGGGACCAAATTTAAGGCGAGACCTAATTGATGATATAATAATAAGTGTAGATTTTTCCTATAAGCAGATCAAAAAACAATATGATAAGCTTATTTTTCAGAGAAATAAACTTTTGAAAAACCAAAAAAGTCCATATTTTGAGGACCAAGTAGGAGCCTTCGACAAAAATCTTTGCCGTTTTGGCTATAGGATCTATAAGAAGAGGGCTAAGATTACTGAACTTATAGGAAGATTTGCTAATGAATATCATGATTTGCTCTCAGAAGGCAAAGAGGATTTAAAAATAAACTATAGGCCTGATATAATGGCCACTAGCCAAGAAGATTATTACCAAAAGTTTATAAAATCCTATGACCTAGACAAAAAGTATCAGACGACAAAAGCTGGCATCCACAAAGACGAGATAGAAATCACCATAAATGATAAGCTAATCAAAAATTTTGGATCTCAAGGCCAGCAAAGATCAGCAATACTAAATATAAAACTAGCCCAAGTAAGATTGATAAGGGAAGTGACAGGTGATAAATCTGTCATTTTATTTGATGATGTTTTCTCAGAACTTGACGAAAAAAGATCCCACTTCCTCTTAGAAAACCTAGAGGGCTACCAGACAATTATTACAGCTACCAATACCAAGAGCTTGGATATGGTGGATAAGTCTTCCCTTAGATACATAAATAATGGCAAAATCTATCAAAACTTATGA
- a CDS encoding RNA-binding S4 domain-containing protein: MEELEFQTEMITLKDLLKVTQLLPSGGIAKAVIKDEGVIVNGEDCFSPGKKLYKGDWLIFDDVKITIL; encoded by the coding sequence ATGGAAGAATTAGAATTTCAAACAGAAATGATAACATTAAAAGATTTGCTAAAAGTTACCCAATTGCTCCCATCTGGTGGTATTGCCAAGGCAGTGATCAAAGATGAGGGAGTAATAGTAAATGGAGAAGATTGCTTTTCTCCAGGCAAAAAACTCTACAAAGGCGACTGGCTAATCTTTGATGATGTCAAAATTACTATTTTATAA
- the dnaN gene encoding DNA polymerase III subunit beta — MKFEVKQNELINAINIANRAVSKNTNIQIHELIYFEAKEDRLSLTAFDGEITIKTFIEARVMEEGEMALKANLFTNIIRKLPNDIVKIESKDGKISIRSQNSNFNLLAFEYFEKQDLELPDTSPLEISNDKLKRSILQTEFATSLDETKLALTGILFELKDASLNMVALDGYRVALKKNSMDYQSEYENSEFIIPKRSLMEWSRIIADDSITKIYKNENDLVFQAENTTMYCRVIDKNYIDYRNIINKTSETSVIVDKAKLVSALDRAQVLSDPGRANLIRIEIAENHMIIKSNSEIGDVKEVIEIDQEGPDLNIAFNARYMQEGVRAFDSDKIKLNFKSSLNPCLIDPVDSKYEDEEFTYLVLPVRLAN; from the coding sequence ATGAAATTTGAAGTTAAACAAAATGAGCTGATAAATGCTATCAATATTGCCAACAGGGCAGTATCCAAAAACACCAATATACAAATTCATGAATTAATATACTTTGAAGCAAAAGAAGATAGACTCTCACTGACTGCTTTTGATGGAGAAATCACAATCAAGACCTTTATAGAAGCAAGAGTAATGGAAGAAGGCGAGATGGCCTTAAAGGCAAATCTATTTACTAATATCATTAGAAAACTTCCTAATGACATTGTAAAGATAGAAAGTAAGGATGGCAAAATCTCTATAAGAAGTCAAAATTCTAACTTCAACCTTCTTGCCTTTGAGTATTTTGAAAAACAAGACCTAGAACTTCCAGATACATCACCACTAGAGATATCAAATGATAAATTAAAAAGATCAATTCTACAAACAGAATTTGCTACAAGCTTAGATGAAACTAAGCTAGCTCTTACAGGAATTCTATTTGAGCTAAAAGATGCTAGTCTAAATATGGTGGCTCTTGATGGCTACAGGGTAGCCTTAAAGAAAAACTCTATGGACTACCAATCAGAATACGAAAATAGCGAATTTATCATACCAAAGAGATCTCTTATGGAATGGTCAAGGATTATAGCTGATGATTCTATTACCAAAATATATAAAAATGAAAATGACTTAGTTTTCCAAGCTGAAAACACTACTATGTATTGCAGAGTAATAGATAAAAACTATATAGACTACAGAAATATCATTAATAAAACATCAGAAACGAGTGTTATAGTTGACAAGGCTAAGCTAGTATCTGCCCTAGACCGTGCCCAAGTTTTGTCAGACCCAGGTAGGGCAAATCTTATCAGAATAGAAATTGCCGAAAACCACATGATTATCAAATCAAATTCTGAAATAGGAGATGTAAAAGAAGTTATAGAAATAGACCAAGAAGGGCCAGACCTTAACATAGCCTTCAATGCTAGATATATGCAAGAGGGTGTCAGAGCCTTTGACAGCGACAAGATCAAACTTAATTTCAAATCTTCCCTAAATCCATGCTTGATAGATCCAGTTGACAGCAAATACGAAGATGAAGAATTTACCTACCTAGTTCTTCCAGTAAGGCTAGCAAATTAG